Genomic segment of Panicum virgatum strain AP13 chromosome 9N, P.virgatum_v5, whole genome shotgun sequence:
CACGTGTTCCCACCTTAATCGCGTAGGTAAAGGCTATGTGCACATGGTAGCTGGGGAAATCGTTACACGAGTAAGGCTCAGCCGAGATAGCTATGCTTTGCATGAGAGTAAAATGGTAAGTTCTTCTATTATTCCATCTATTTCATAATTCAATTTGATCATAAATAAGGGTCTGCTTGGATTGCTACCAAAATTTAGGTATGCCAATGTTTTGGCTAGCCAAATGTTGAGCAAAAAACTTCTCATATTTTGATAGGGTAAATATGAGAGGTGGGCAAATTTTGGTACCCAATCAAATAGTGGTCAAAATTTTGGCTTGCCAAAACTTTAGCATGCCAAAAGTTTGGTAGCAATCCAAGCAGGCCCTAAGTGCATGTTAGCAATAACTAGAAAGATATATTATCTCGCTTCCTATAATAAGAGCAACTTGTCAATTTATGTTGCCAATGCAAATAGATTTTTAGATATTGACggttaaaaattaaaatatagaaaaaaataaattaacttGCATTTTCAATCAAATGAAGTAGAATGCTTATTTGAGAAAGGGCTCATTGATTACAAGAGCCGCGATGGCACTTCATATTCTAGGTTCTGCTCCATATGGAGCGAATATTTCAGGATTTGACGGCATTATACTTTCAGTGttaggcgacgttcccgtcgacggcgaggaacctgtggtgacttcgtcaattttAAGAATTTACCGGCTCAGTCTTCAAAGATACTCATAAGGTAGGGTTTTGCgaatgtgtgtttataatgggTGAGTGTATGcgtgttgtgagtgtctgaaCTGTACTGTTAATTGAAATAAAGTTGAATAATTATTTCATTTTATTAGAACACAACTTTGACAAAACTAACTTTATTAACATATTTTCACATGGTCGTTTCTAGCACATAGCGCATCGATAGTTAGTCGAAACTTTTGTCCtaataaaatgaaaaataaacatATTTTCTATATATACCTATAAAATTGGGTTCACTTAATAGATTATAGGTAAATAATATGCACATATAAAATGTTGTGTCGGCAGACTGGGATTTATATGCTGCCGCACTCCTAATATGGTGTTTTAATGACTTACCATATAATAATACTTTAGTAAATTTTCTACATTATcagatatttttttatataagtaGATACAATAGGATTTTAGATGAGTATTTACTCACATACTAACTTCTCATTTTGTACTAAAGATAGTTTGCTATCACTACTACTACATAAATACTCTACTTCTCTATAGGACTATAACCAAATGATATTATAAAAGTTGCAATATATGTGAATATAACTAAATGATTTAGAGCAAGGATAATATTCCCAGCCGGCAGCCGGCTCGGAGGGTGCCAGCGCACCCGGAGGCGGGCCCACTACTATTTAATGCAGTGCTGCTCAGCCAGCCAATAGTAGCGCGCGCAAGCGTCTCCGCCGGCTAAGAGTAGGCGCGTCACAAGTCGCCCGCCCGGCTCTCTCTCTCCGTTTCTCTCACTTCCTCGTCGGATTTCGCCCGTATACTTGCTCTTATATTATATAAAAGTTGCACGTGTTTTCATGGGTGCACCTAGCAATTGCCTCCCAAAACAGCAGGTGCTAATTCATGTGACCCACCTCGCAGGCACACGCGGATTCCCCTAATCAAACCCCTGTATTAAATGTCCCCACTAATATACCAACACCCGTTAAATTCCAACGCCCCACACCGTCcccagaccagtctgaccagaCCGCCATTGCCCCAACTCGAACACGGGGCGAAAATTCCTTCGAGAGTTCGAGTCGAGTCCTCTTAGATCTCGCTTCTGGAAGCTTCCGGGGCGGCGTGGCTGATGACCACGAAGCCCGCTCCTATGGAGAAcggcgccgcggccggagcCGGTGGGGGCAACCGCcgacgcggcggccggtggcggtaTGCGGCCGCGGGTGCCCTCCTCGTGGCCGTCCTTGCTGTGGCCGTGAGCTCCCGCAGCTTCCCGGGCACCCCCTCCTCTTCGCCAGGAGGCTGCGGATGCCCTGTGAGAACCTCTCCATGACTCCATCGACTTTGCGATTTGGTTGGCTTGTTTTGGGGGCTTTGATTTGATTGATGTGGTTCTGACTtctgtggtggtggtgcggtTCGTTTCAGGCTGCGAGGAAGTACACGGGGATGGTCGAGGACTGCTGCTGCGACTATGAGACGGTGGACTCTATCAATGAAGAGGTCCTGCATCCGACCCTGCAGGAACTCGTTAAGTTGCCCTTCTTCAGGTACTTCAAGGTGAGGATtgtggattttttttaaaaaaaaattcaatgcCTTCATCAGTGATGTTGGCACATTATTGGAAATGTGTGTTGTGATATTACAGTGGGGAGCTAGAGTTGTTAGAATTTGGATTCAGGCATGCTTGATTGGAGAATTGGGTGCATAGCTGTGTGATCCCTTGTCAGATTATTATGTTTAGTTACTTGAGCGTGGCTTATTATTTTTCTACCATATAAAGGTGAATGTTTCGAACCTTAGGATCAAACTAGCTCTGCTTGTGTGATTTTTGTCTTTTGATTAGTAATGATTATAACAAAAAATAATCATCTGTGCTGGATATAGAATCAAATTGGTATTTGCTTGATCAGAATGTAAAGATCGGCATACCTTATTTAGGAAATGTGATGCCAACAATGCACATTATAATCCCGAGCTATCCTAATTGGATGCTTGGTTCAAGTATCTTGTTAGTTTTTGTCTTCTATTCATGCATTCCTTTCTGAAGTTGAGCTAATTATAGGAAATTTGTAGCAGAGAATAGTATCAATCTTTGTTGTTATTGCTGCTGTAGCCTTTGTTTATTGCAATAGTGGAAGTGATTGGTGTCGctactattttgtaaaattgtATTTTCATGCCATATGTACTTGGATTACTTTCACCATTTCATACGAATACATTGAGGAATGGAAATGAAATTCTATTTGATGACATGGCTTTAGAAAtgtaaaattttgcataatggACTGTAGTTTGAATTTGTTAGTCTGCCTACTGTATATGATAGCTATATGTGATTCCACCAAAGTGCTCAcattaaaataaaattttgaaacaaTGGTTCACCTGTTCTAAGTAATGTGTTCTTCCTTTTGTTTTGTAAGGTTAAACTGTGGTGTGACTGCCCTTTTTGGCCAGATGATGGAATGTGCCGCCTTAGAGACTGTAGTGTCTGTGAGTGCCCAGATAATGAGTTCCCTGAACCATTCAAGAAGCCTTACAATGGACTTTCTCCAGATAGTATGATATGTCAAGAAGGAAAACCACAGGCTGCTGTTGATAAAACCCTTGACACCAAGGTTTTCAAAGGATGGGTTGAAACTGACAATCCATGGACATCTGATGACGAGACTGATAAtagtaatttatttttttatcttgATCATGTTCATTGCACGCTCTTTGTTTCTTCTTAACATCCATAACAATTAGCAAATTGTTGTACCCATTTCAGATGAGATGACATACGTGAATCTTCAACTGAATCCTGAACGATACACTGGCTATACTGGTGATTCAGCGAGAAGAATATGGGACTCTATTTACAAAGAAAACTGCCCAAAATGTATGCATATGTGCTCTTAGATTATTTTCACATGCTCAGTCTGATTAGTTATATTAGTTTGATCAACTATGTCAGGTGCCGACTAATCATTTGCATCTGAGCTGCCTATTTTATTTCACGCGTACTCCATTTTTTGTTGTGTTAGTGGCTTGCACTTTATcctgttgattttttttaatttcttccTGTGTTTATACTTACCATGTCATGAGTTCACATAATTTTAAATGAATCGGTAATGAGCTTATTGATTGAATCCTTTTTTTCTATATATACCAATTGCAGCGAGTTTGTCTTCTAAAAAAATCCAGCATGTATAACTTATATTGGTCCATCTGTTATTTGTTAGTACCGTGTATTCCTATAGTTGCATATCTGTGCCATTAGATGTCCTACATGATAGAGAATCCTAGTTCAGCCCTTCAGTCCCACATCAGTAAAATTATTCACACTAGTTTTTTGAATCGCCTTTTTTGTTCAGATCCCTCAGAAGAACTGTGTCATGAGAAGAAGGCATTGTACAAGCTTATTTCAGGGTTGCACTCCTCAATTTCGGTGCACATTGCTTACGATTATCTTCTTGATGAATCTACTAACTTGGTATGTGCCAAAAATTGTACCCATCTGTTTGTTGATTATTGGGCCAAGTTTCATAATTGTTTTGACCATTTCTGATGTATAAATGATCACAGTGGGGACAAAACCTTCCTTTGCTGTATGACCGTGTCCTGAAGTACCCAGAGCGTGTCCAAAATCTGTATTTCACATATCTGTTTGTTCTTCGAGCGGTGACAAAGGTTCCTTTCTTCCTTATTTAATTCATTTGCTTTACACACTACTGTGAAAGATTAAACTCTCAGGTTTCTTTTTCTTGCAAGTTTGTAGCATATAATGATTTTATTTGGTATCTTTCAGGCAGCAGATTATCTTGAGCAGGCTGAGTACAATACTGGCAATCCTGAAGACGACTTGAAAACacaatctcttgtgaagcaattGCTTTACCATCCCAAGTTAAGATCTGCATGCCCAAAACCTTTTGATGAAGCGAAACTCTGGCAAGGGGAGAATGGTCCTGAGCTAAAGCAAGAGATTCAGAAGCAATTTAGAAACATTAGGTTTGTGGCATATTTTCACTGTTTTTAGTTCATAACATGCATTTATGCCACTTGATTCCTTACCACTGCAACATTTTCTTTATTAGTGCAATTATGGACTGCGTTGGCTGTGAGAAGTGCCGACTATGGGGAAAACTCCAAGTTCTTGGTCTCGGAACTGCACTGAAAATTCTTTTCTCCGTTGATGGAGATAACAACTTGAATCAGCCTGTATGTGATTCATTTCCCTGTCTCATTCTATTACCACTTTTTCAACCTGGTGTCGTGAGAAATAGATGCTGTACATTTGTTGCCCTTTGCACAAATAACTGTTCATTTTTTAATATTGTCATCATGTTAGAGTTCCTAGCACTTAATTTGTGGTTGCTTACATTTCCTAGAAATGTGAATCgtcttaaaaatttatttagGAATGCACTGTGAGTTCTGTGCTAAATTTCTACTAGAGCCGATTAATGCATTGTGAATTCTTCTTCAATTGAGAAAAATGTGATTTTATTCTAAAACCATTAGTATACCTTTTGAACTCATTTTGTATGTTTACAGTGGTTTAACAATACTTCCTTCCTGGTGATTGCTCAGTTGCAGCTGCAGAGAAATGAGGTCATTGCACTGTTCAATCTTCTGAATAGGCTGTCAGAATCTGTGAAGTTTGTACATGAAAAAGGATCATCAATTGAAGAGGTCATTAAGGAGCAGAGCCCTCCAACTGTTCAAAAGGGTGTTCCCAAGCCGAAGCTTAAGCTggtatcccccccccccccccccccccaacatcAATATCACATTATTATTTAATACATTCCCCCCTCGTAAACTTGCATTATTTGATTCGCCTGCAGGACTTCGTCTGAGATGTAGGAGTTTAATTTGTAGTTACATGAACATGCCGGCCATGTACCGAGAGAGCAACATGTATTCCTATGTGGTTCTGTTGCAGCCCTATACAAGACAATGAGATACAGACCCCTTGGGAGCTAAATACAATGACAGAGTTAACCCAGTTTTTCTTCGCTCCGGCCCTTAAAATTTTCGATGTATAGTTTACCTCATTTGCTGTAAGGTTCTCACCGTCATGATGAAGAGAGGATAACCCAACATGGCAACATACACTTTTCACTTCTGTTGAATTAATCTCAAAGAAGTGAAAAGAAATGTGATGACACAACCGCCAGTGAATCGATCTCAAAGAAATATGAATTAATCCTTTAGAAAAGATATGATGCAGTCCCTGACTTCTGCATGAGGTATTGCCCAAGTGCTGGCCGCAGGTGTAAACATGTATTCAGAGAGATGGTGTAGTTGTATCAATTGGCACAGTACAGAGCAGAGAGGGGGAAAATAAGCTGGAGATTCAGGTAGCTAAACGCTTTTGCAGTGCATATGCAGATGGAAAATGTTTAGCTGTTGCTTTTCAGATGGTCGATTAAATCTTCTGTGCAGAACTGTAAATCATAAGCCGGACAACATGAGCATGATCTGATGATCATATGTTTGAGGTGCTTGAAGTGCAGACGTTGATGTCCCAGCCCCACCACCGGCAGCACAGTAGATTCCTTCTGAGTTGAAGCGTGGCGATGGACCTGGCACATGTCGGCTGTGTCGCAGGGAAGAGCTAGTGGGTTACACAGTAGTCAGTCATGGCGCAGAAGGCATCCTTGTATATGGCTACTTTTGCACAGATATGACTGCCACTTTTGCACAGATATATGTCACATCTGGAGCAGAGATAAACACCACTGATGCAGTCGCAAAAAGACTGTTCCGAGAAATCCCTACGGCTGTGTTTAGCCCTGTTTATTTCCCACCCCGTAAATTCAAAAAaaccgtaaacacaaaaaagtgcaaaagaatcttgctaatttgaagtattaaatgaaatatttacaaaactttttgcatggttgggctgtaaatcgcgagacgaatctaacgagcctacttaatccatgatttgcaacattgatgctacagtaaccatccgctaattattgattaattatggattaattagcatcattagattcgtctcgcgatttacaatccatctgtgcaaaattttttgtaaatagacttcatttagtacttcaaattgtcAAGATTCTCACACAAAAAAATTTTACGTTTACATGTAAAACGAACTAAACAAGGCTTAGATTCAAAATTTCtcactccaaacttcactattcacctatcatatCAAATCTTTTTGCctcatacatggagcattaaatgtaggtaaataaaaaaactaattgcatagttttgatgtacatgacgagacgaatcttttgagcctagttaggtcacgataggacaataattaccacaaacaaacgaaaggtgctacagtgtgctacagcgTCCGATGCGACtctttttaccaccattttacgaATCTAAACACAGCTTTCGTGTATACAATATTGTTAAAAAAATTAGCTGCACTAGTATTCTGGTAATggctgttggggattggaccttcgggtcaagccctcaccctcggaaatgctccctaactcgTTTGCAAGGTCCCAATGAGAGGAAGTCAAGCACACCCGAAGGTGTCGGATGGACACTCAGAAGCGCAAGCTCAAAAACCATGACCTTCGGAGACGAAGGATGACTCCTTCGGTatgccgaaggtgacgaatggtCGCCCAGAAGCGCAAGCGCAAAGACCAAGACCTTCGATGACGAAGGATACCGCCTTCAttcggccgaaggtgacgaacaGTTGCTCAGAGGCGCAAGTTCGAAGACCGGGACCTTCGGGAAAAGGGATCGCCTTCGGGAACAAAGGTGATGGCTGATCGCTCGCTGACGGAACCTTCAGGGCCGAGACCCCCGGAACTCCCCGAAGGAAACGAAGACCTTCGCATGATGCAAGTGTGTGTGAAAAatgtgaatacgtgagaaggtcgggttTGTACACCTGattacgtgagaaggtcggagttgtacacctcgaaccttgtaattttaccctgaAACCAGttgtaagtgagctgtaaatgagttgaaAGGGGGCAGTTTAGTAAAATCCGGCCGAATGCtacgggtataaatagcccatctctccacagtgtaaagtgTTGAATTTTCTGATTATTATTGGGGAATTAATCACCTAATTTTATTGCCATCTTCATAATGTTCAGTGTCTGGGCGTCTAAGATCCCAACAATGGCAGAACAGTAACAGTTCCGGAAgtcgcagcagccagcaggcagATGAGGAAGCCGGACGGCGACAGAGCGTCGCCGGTGAACGGCcggccggcacggcggccgcgcgccgcagGAGACCAGCCGGACGGTCGCCGACACGGGCGACGCCGCGTTACCCAGCAGCCGGTCAATGCCACGGCCCCTACCCTCCCCACCGGAGTCCGGAGCGCGTGTCGGCGCAGCGGGTGCGCCCGCACGGCCCTGTGACCCTCCTGACGACGGCCCATCGCGGCAGCGCGCTCacgggcggcgacggccagCCTCTCGTACGTGCGCGGCCGTGCAAGGGACACACAGGAGGCCCGCCCCGGGGGGTAGGCGTGCTGGCATCGACCGGCTGCAGGTCACAGTCCTACAAAACAGCGGCATTGGCAGCACGACGCAGCGCTGCTGCTAGCCGTGATTAACAGAAAACACTACTAAGGTCCTGTTTAGATCACAACTCGTAAAtctcgtaaacacaaaaaaaacattacattgaatgtttggacacatgcattgagtactaaatgaagtctatttacaaaactttttatatggatggactgtaaatcgcgagacgaatcttatgagcctacttaattcatgtttgcaacagtgatgctacagtaaccatccactattATGGATtgatcatggattaattagtatcattagattcgtctcgcgatttacaacccatctgtgcaaaaaaatttgtaaatagacttcatttagtacttcaaattagtaagattctatcgcaaaaaaattttgtgtttcATCTATACACGCCCTAAGTAAAAGTCACTCGAAAATACAGGATTTTTTTTCCCACATGGATTTCACGATTACTATATTATCCACAAGAATCCTTCAAAGTTCCTGCTCCGAACGAATGGTCACCTCAGCGCTCGAAACTGTCACGGGCTCGACGCCAGGATTGCCCCCTCCCCAAAACAGAGCACAAAGTCGCCGGGTGCCATGCCACCGCAGCTGAACCTGAACTCAGTCTTTCTCCAACAATGAAATGCATATTTGAGTATCCATTTGTACGAATGACTTCTCTGTGTCCGTGGATAGCGGCATGCAAATATTATGCACTCCAACGGAAGACGCAAACGGAGAGGCAAACGAGGGAGACGGTTGGTTGGCGGGCTTTTACCAGGGGCAAGTGTATTTTCCCGCGCTCGGACGCATTTACCGCGGCGCCTGGTGTTGGCGCGGGCGTTGCTGCCGCGCGGGAACCTGGCGGGGCTGGGTCCTTCCGTGCATCGTCGACACCGTCGCCTCGTCGGCCGGAGAGCCGCAGTCGCCGACGTCGTCCCGCACATCATCACAGCCGGGAGACTAGCACCAGAACGGTATGCATTTGATTTATGCGAAGAACTAGATGTGGAATCGCTCGGTTGCACGATGTATACTAGAGTTAATGATTTGGTTTCTATACGATTAATAGCTATGGCTTGGAGGTATTTGAGCAAGTCCATGTTTGGTTCATCGGGAGGGGAAAGTGAGGAGGAAGACCTCCAAGCTGCAGCAATCATAGCATCCATGGGTAGGAAACGTTGTTGGGGAGGGTCTGTCTTTGGTCACAAGATATACAAGCGTGACCGGGCGGCTGCAGAGCGCCTTTTGATGCTGAAGTATTTTGATGAAGAATCAATATTCGATGATGATCAATTTCGCCGAAGATATTGGGTTGCTTTTGGTTTCTGTATTGATATCATATAATTGATATGGTTTTGTGCCCCTGAAGTTGAATTCCAACTTATTAGGGAGTGTCGAATGATTCTGTGGCAGGTACCGAATGAGGAAGCCTCTTTTCCTGCGCATTGTTGATGAACTCACAACGGCAAACTCTTTCTTCAAGCAGCGACGGAATGCAGCTGGAGCAAAGGGTTTTTCTCCCATTCACAAGTGCACAGCAGCAATGAGAGTCCTTATGTATGGACAAGCAGCAGATGCAGTTGATGATGTACTCATGATGGGGGAAAGCACGGTACTTAAATGTGTGAAGGTATTTGTGAAAACGGTGATCTCTGTGTATCAGGAAGAGTACTTGCGACCACCAAGACAACATGAAATTGAAGAGATGATGACATCAAATGCAGCACGAGGGTTCCCTGGCAAGACTGGAAGCATCGACTGCATGCATTGGGAGTGGGCTAATTGCCCAAGCGGTTGGCATGGCGTCTACAAGGGACATAAGGGCAAGCCTACAATGATTCTAGAGGCTATTGCTTCAGAAGACTTGAGGATATGGCACGCCTTCTTTGGGCTCCCTGGGTCTCACAATGATATCAATGTCCTGCATCGATCACCTGTCTTTGATGATCTTGCCAATGGCAATGCCCCTGAAGTTGAATTCACTGTGAATGGTAACATCTATTCGATGGGCTACTACCTAGCAGATGGGATATACCCTAACTGGGCTACATTGGTCAAGAGTATTAGTGCTCCTGTTAGTAAGAAGCACAACGTTTATGCAAGGAGACAAGAGTCTTGCAGGAAAGATGTGGAGAGAACCTTTGGTGTGCTGCGGGCGAAATGGAAGATTTTACATAGCCCAGCTCGATTGTGGAATCCGAGGGATCTCAATTCAATAGTTCGGGCTTGTGTTATACTCCACAAGATCATTGTAGATGAGAGAGGGAAGGATGTGGCACAGCTTCATAACTCCGAGTGGCCAGGAGCAGCCAACCCTCCAATCAACCAAAACAGGAACGTCCCTGCTATAGCCCAGCTAATTGATGCATACAGTGTCATCAAGAGCAAGGAAACAAGCGCAAGTCTACGCAATGATCTTGTGGAGCACATTTGGGAGTTGTATGGTACTTCAAGTGGACCTTTTGCAAGGATGCACGGGCATTGAGAGGAAGGGAAATATTGTTGCACAAGTCCAGCTTGAGTTCGGGCTTTTGGTTGCAGCTAAACTATAATGTTGTAGTAGCATAGGTGTGGATTAGGTGGTGATGGTAGTGTCAGCACAACTAGTAGTAGCTGGA
This window contains:
- the LOC120691587 gene encoding endoplasmic reticulum oxidoreductin-1-like, with amino-acid sequence MTTKPAPMENGAAAGAGGGNRRRGGRWRYAAAGALLVAVLAVAVSSRSFPGTPSSSPGGCGCPAARKYTGMVEDCCCDYETVDSINEEVLHPTLQELVKLPFFRYFKVKLWCDCPFWPDDGMCRLRDCSVCECPDNEFPEPFKKPYNGLSPDSMICQEGKPQAAVDKTLDTKVFKGWVETDNPWTSDDETDNNEMTYVNLQLNPERYTGYTGDSARRIWDSIYKENCPKYPSEELCHEKKALYKLISGLHSSISVHIAYDYLLDESTNLWGQNLPLLYDRVLKYPERVQNLYFTYLFVLRAVTKAADYLEQAEYNTGNPEDDLKTQSLVKQLLYHPKLRSACPKPFDEAKLWQGENGPELKQEIQKQFRNISAIMDCVGCEKCRLWGKLQVLGLGTALKILFSVDGDNNLNQPLQLQRNEVIALFNLLNRLSESVKFVHEKGSSIEEVIKEQSPPTVQKGVPKPKLKLDFV
- the LOC120688681 gene encoding protein ALP1-like — its product is MYTRVNDLVSIRLIAMAWRYLSKSMFGSSGGESEEEDLQAAAIIASMGRKRCWGGSVFGHKIYKRDRAAAERLLMLKYFDEESIFDDDQFRRRYRMRKPLFLRIVDELTTANSFFKQRRNAAGAKGFSPIHKCTAAMRVLMYGQAADAVDDVLMMGESTVLKCVKVFVKTVISVYQEEYLRPPRQHEIEEMMTSNAARGFPGKTGSIDCMHWEWANCPSGWHGVYKGHKGKPTMILEAIASEDLRIWHAFFGLPGSHNDINVLHRSPVFDDLANGNAPEVEFTVNGNIYSMGYYLADGIYPNWATLVKSISAPVSKKHNVYARRQESCRKDVERTFGVLRAKWKILHSPARLWNPRDLNSIVRACVILHKIIVDERGKDVAQLHNSEWPGAANPPINQNRNVPAIAQLIDAYSVIKSKETSASLRNDLVEHIWELYGTSSGPFARMHGH